The DNA sequence AGCAAAGTTATCCAACCTGCTTTTGAAGCTGTTCTTTTATTAGATGATTCTGCTTAATTGATTAAAATCGCTAAGAAGAACCATACTACCATAATAATCATTACAATAGCTTGTGCTGCAGTACTGGCAAGAAAACCTACAACTGATCCGAAACTTGCTTTTATAGCAGTTGCCGGATCCTTTTGCAAAATCATTTCTACAACAAATACCGCAATAAGCGGAACTAAAATAATGCCGAATGGCGGGAAGATAAAGCAGCCTAAAATAACACCGATCAGTGCTGTGATTTCGCCTGCTTTAGAGCCGCCGAAACGTCTTGTGAAATACTGACTCATCATCAAGTCGGCTAAAAAGATAAAAATCGTTAAGATAATCATGGAAATA is a window from the Staphylococcus sp. IVB6181 genome containing:
- a CDS encoding DUF456 domain-containing protein, which encodes MVATILWLFIIACFVIAFIGLVKPVIPSMPVMWIGFLIYQIGFHNGKLSWVFYISMIILTIFIFLADLMMSQYFTRRFGGSKAGEITALIGVILGCFIFPPFGIILVPLIAVFVVEMILQKDPATAIKASFGSVVGFLASTAAQAIVMIIMVVWFFLAILIN